Proteins encoded in a region of the Agromyces protaetiae genome:
- the dnaG gene encoding DNA primase — MAGRIRQSDVEEVKARTNIADIIGEHVSLKSAGVGALKGLCPFHDERSPSFNVRPQLGYYHCFGCGESGDVYTFLQKIDHVSFSEAVERMAGRIAYQLHYEEGGGPAQDHGNRARLLAANQAAAEFFTEQLVAPEADPGRRFLGERGFDAEAARRFGVGFAPKSWDRLTNHLKGRGFSVDELAAAGLVSQGRGVYDRFRGRLVWPIRDVTGQTVGFGARRLLDDDDGPKYLNTPETAIYRKAQVLYGLDLAKRDISRNHRVVVVEGYTDVMACHVAGVTTAIATCGTAFGVEHIRVLRRVLGDDAGGEVIFTFDGDAAGQQAAMRAFADEQRFTAQTYVAVAPDGLDPCDLRLARGDHAVRTLVEQKTPMFEFVIRHTLSRFDLDTVEGRVGALRAAAPAVADIRDASLRPGYTRELARMLGMELAEVERAVRGAKSGRARESGDRRGNEASGAPSAPGAPADRDRPAEVPARPFSITDLPADPSTRLERDALQAMLQFPDVAGVELLAQATDTRFGNETLAVVRDGVASVLAGGGALSVDRVVAEVPAPYASIVHQLVVAPVPQSSEAVLTAYVRGVLTALVERELLRQKRELLGRLQRTDPGDRETFATIQRALVDLERERRSLGPEDA; from the coding sequence ATGGCGGGCCGGATACGACAGAGCGATGTCGAAGAGGTCAAGGCTCGCACGAACATCGCCGACATCATCGGCGAGCACGTGAGCCTGAAGTCGGCCGGCGTCGGAGCGCTGAAGGGCCTCTGCCCGTTCCACGACGAGCGCAGCCCGAGCTTCAACGTGCGCCCGCAGCTCGGCTACTACCACTGCTTCGGCTGCGGCGAGTCGGGCGACGTGTACACCTTCCTGCAGAAGATCGACCACGTCTCGTTCAGCGAAGCCGTCGAGCGCATGGCGGGCCGCATCGCCTACCAGCTGCACTACGAAGAGGGCGGCGGGCCCGCCCAAGACCACGGCAACCGCGCCCGGCTGCTCGCGGCGAACCAGGCCGCCGCCGAGTTCTTCACCGAGCAGCTCGTGGCCCCCGAGGCCGATCCCGGCCGCCGCTTCCTCGGTGAGCGCGGGTTCGACGCCGAGGCCGCACGCCGTTTCGGGGTCGGATTCGCGCCGAAGAGCTGGGATCGTCTCACCAACCACCTCAAGGGCCGGGGCTTCAGCGTCGACGAGCTCGCCGCAGCCGGCCTCGTGTCGCAGGGGCGCGGCGTGTACGACCGCTTCCGTGGCCGGCTCGTCTGGCCGATCCGCGATGTCACCGGGCAGACGGTCGGCTTCGGTGCCCGTCGGCTGCTCGACGACGACGACGGCCCCAAATATCTCAACACGCCCGAAACCGCGATCTACCGCAAGGCGCAGGTGCTCTACGGGCTCGACCTCGCCAAGCGCGACATCTCGCGCAACCACCGTGTGGTCGTCGTCGAGGGCTACACCGACGTCATGGCGTGCCATGTCGCGGGCGTCACCACCGCGATCGCCACCTGCGGCACGGCGTTCGGGGTCGAACACATCCGGGTGCTGCGCCGGGTGCTCGGCGACGACGCCGGCGGCGAGGTGATCTTCACGTTCGACGGCGATGCGGCGGGTCAGCAGGCGGCCATGCGCGCCTTCGCCGACGAGCAGCGGTTCACCGCGCAGACCTACGTCGCGGTCGCGCCCGACGGTCTCGACCCGTGCGACCTGCGGCTCGCGCGCGGCGACCACGCCGTGCGTACGCTCGTCGAGCAGAAGACGCCGATGTTCGAGTTCGTGATCCGGCACACGCTGTCCCGGTTCGACCTCGACACCGTCGAGGGCCGGGTGGGCGCCCTGCGCGCCGCGGCGCCCGCCGTCGCTGACATCCGTGATGCGTCGCTCAGGCCCGGCTACACGCGCGAGCTCGCGCGCATGCTCGGCATGGAGCTGGCCGAGGTCGAGCGTGCGGTGCGCGGAGCGAAGAGCGGCCGCGCACGCGAGTCGGGCGACCGGCGCGGGAACGAGGCATCCGGAGCGCCTTCCGCGCCCGGCGCGCCCGCCGACCGCGATCGGCCGGCCGAGGTTCCTGCGCGCCCGTTCTCGATCACCGACCTCCCCGCCGACCCCTCGACGAGGCTGGAACGTGACGCGCTGCAGGCCATGCTGCAGTTCCCCGACGTGGCCGGGGTCGAACTGCTCGCGCAGGCGACGGACACCCGGTTCGGCAACGAGACGCTCGCGGTCGTGCGCGACGGGGTCGCGTCGGTGCTCGCCGGGGGCGGTGCGCTGAGCGTGGACCGTGTCGTCGCCGAGGTGCCGGCCCCCTACGCGAGCATCGTGCACCAGCTCGTCGTCGCGCCGGTGCCGCAGAGCAGCGAGGCGGTGCTCACCGCATACGTCCGCGGCGTGCTGACCGCGCTCGTCGAGCGCGAGCTGCTGCGGCAGAAGCGCGAGCTGCTCGGGCGCTTGCAACGCACCGATCCCGGAGACCGCGAGACCTTCGCGACCATCCAGCGCGCACTCGTCGACCTCGAACGCGAGCGCCGCTCGCTGGGCCCCGAGGATGCATGA
- a CDS encoding ABC transporter permease: MTAVDALTTTEGPQGPRRARSRAAGGGFGRYLLVRFLLIIPTIFILVTLVFFLMRLTGDPITAAQGGRLSAEQLAELRAEAGYDRPIFVQYLEYLGQIVVLDFGTTLTTNRPVFEVLMTYGPATFELVFYSLIVAFAVGIPLGLLAAYHRDKPQDAIFRVLAIYWYAVPVFFAGLILKLIFSVWLKWLPVAGRSDVESEIAMQMLPNRTGFYTIDAIMTGDPQVLGDVLAHAVLPSIALGLLTAGIFLRLVRTNVIGTLNTDYVDAARSRGVRESRLLRKHAYRPALIPIITVIGLQIALLLGGAVLTETTFEWKGLGFILARFLESRDFVAVQGIVALLAVIVAVTNFLVDIIAAFVDPRVRY, encoded by the coding sequence ATGACCGCAGTCGATGCGCTCACGACCACCGAGGGGCCGCAAGGCCCACGTCGGGCCAGGTCGCGCGCCGCCGGTGGCGGGTTCGGACGATATCTGCTCGTCCGATTCCTGCTGATCATCCCCACCATCTTCATCCTCGTCACACTCGTCTTCTTCCTGATGCGGCTGACGGGCGACCCCATCACCGCGGCACAGGGCGGTCGGCTGAGCGCGGAACAGCTCGCCGAGCTCCGCGCCGAAGCCGGGTACGACCGGCCGATCTTCGTCCAGTACCTCGAGTACCTCGGCCAGATCGTCGTCCTCGACTTCGGGACGACACTCACCACGAACCGGCCCGTCTTCGAAGTGCTCATGACGTACGGACCCGCCACGTTCGAGCTGGTCTTCTACTCGCTCATCGTCGCGTTCGCCGTCGGCATCCCGCTCGGCCTGCTTGCGGCGTATCACCGCGACAAGCCGCAGGACGCGATCTTCCGCGTGCTCGCCATCTACTGGTACGCGGTCCCGGTCTTCTTCGCCGGGCTCATCCTGAAGCTCATCTTCTCGGTCTGGCTGAAGTGGTTGCCGGTCGCCGGTCGCTCCGACGTCGAGTCCGAGATCGCGATGCAGATGTTGCCGAACCGCACCGGCTTCTACACGATCGACGCCATCATGACGGGCGACCCGCAAGTGCTCGGCGACGTGCTCGCGCACGCGGTGCTGCCCTCGATCGCGCTCGGCCTGCTGACCGCCGGCATCTTCCTGCGGCTCGTGCGGACGAACGTCATCGGCACGCTCAACACCGACTACGTCGATGCGGCGCGCTCACGGGGTGTGCGCGAGTCGCGCCTGCTGCGAAAGCACGCCTACCGGCCGGCGCTCATCCCGATCATCACCGTCATCGGGCTGCAGATCGCGCTGCTGCTCGGCGGCGCGGTGCTGACCGAGACGACGTTCGAGTGGAAGGGGCTCGGATTCATCCTCGCCCGCTTCCTCGAGTCGCGTGACTTCGTCGCCGTGCAGGGCATCGTGGCGCTGCTGGCGGTGATCGTCGCGGTCACGAACTTCCTCGTCGACATCATCGCGGCGTTCGTCGACCCGAGGGTGAGGTACTGA
- a CDS encoding deoxyguanosinetriphosphate triphosphohydrolase, producing the protein MRERLFGDYGDADAERRLPEEHSSRRSDFARDRARLLHSSALRRLAAKTQVLSPTAGLDFARNRLTHSLEVAQIGRELATNLALDPDVVDTACLAHDLGHPPFGHNGERALNTWAADIGGFEGNAQTLRLLTRLEPKVFGPDGRSYGLNLTRASLDASCKYPWPEASGVADPSGRQKFGFYHDDVEVFRWLRAGAPERRLCIEAQVMDLSDDIAYSVHDFEDAVVNGYIDVAALGARVDHDELVASMSEWIGGSIPDDELMAAFDRLDSLDVWIDTWDGSRRDQAKLKNLTSQLIGRFAHAATDATRSAFPLATLIRFDADVVVPRSIQAEIAVLKGIVATFVMSRNTRQPIYHQQRQVLTALADALFATGDAELDPGFAEDWRAAGDDATRKRVVVDQVASLTDQSALAWYERLVQR; encoded by the coding sequence ATGCGTGAACGACTGTTCGGCGACTACGGTGACGCCGACGCTGAACGCCGCCTGCCCGAAGAGCACTCCTCCCGCCGCAGCGACTTCGCGCGCGACCGTGCGCGCCTGTTGCACTCGAGCGCGCTGCGCCGGCTCGCCGCGAAGACGCAGGTGCTGAGCCCCACCGCGGGACTCGACTTCGCGCGCAACCGGCTGACGCACTCACTCGAGGTGGCGCAGATCGGTCGCGAACTCGCGACGAACCTCGCGCTCGACCCCGATGTCGTCGACACCGCGTGCCTCGCGCACGACCTCGGCCACCCACCTTTCGGCCACAATGGCGAGCGAGCGCTGAACACCTGGGCGGCCGACATCGGCGGGTTCGAGGGCAACGCACAGACGCTGCGCCTGCTGACCCGCCTCGAACCGAAGGTGTTCGGCCCCGATGGGCGGAGCTACGGTCTCAACCTCACGCGCGCCAGCCTCGACGCCAGCTGCAAGTACCCGTGGCCCGAGGCGTCGGGCGTTGCCGACCCGTCCGGCCGGCAGAAGTTCGGGTTCTACCACGACGACGTCGAGGTGTTCCGCTGGCTGCGTGCCGGTGCGCCCGAGCGGCGGCTCTGCATCGAGGCGCAGGTGATGGACCTCTCCGACGACATCGCGTACTCGGTGCACGACTTCGAAGACGCCGTGGTCAACGGGTACATCGACGTGGCCGCGCTCGGGGCGCGCGTCGACCACGACGAGCTCGTGGCCTCGATGTCCGAGTGGATCGGCGGGTCCATCCCCGACGACGAGCTCATGGCGGCCTTCGATCGGCTCGACTCGCTCGACGTCTGGATCGACACGTGGGACGGCAGCCGGCGAGACCAGGCGAAGCTGAAGAACCTCACGAGCCAGCTCATCGGGCGGTTCGCACACGCCGCGACCGACGCGACCCGGTCGGCCTTCCCGCTTGCGACCCTGATCAGATTCGACGCAGACGTCGTCGTGCCACGGAGCATCCAGGCCGAGATCGCGGTGCTCAAGGGCATCGTGGCGACCTTCGTGATGAGCCGCAACACCCGGCAGCCGATCTACCACCAGCAACGCCAGGTGCTGACCGCGCTGGCCGACGCGCTGTTCGCCACCGGCGATGCCGAGCTCGACCCCGGCTTCGCCGAAGACTGGCGTGCCGCCGGCGACGATGCCACCCGGAAGCGCGTCGTCGTCGACCAGGTCGCGAGTCTCACCGATCAGTCCGCGCTCGCGTGGTACGAGCGGCTCGTGCAGCGATGA
- a CDS encoding isoprenyl transferase, giving the protein MSPKPYTHKDAVPYRPLDWTGLYPPVLPKGAVPEHVAVVMDGNGRWANRRGLTRIEGHKAGEAALLDVVAGAVQAGVKHLSVYAFSTENWKRSPDEVRFLMGYNRDVLHRRRDQLNEWGVRIRWAGRKPRLWKSVIEELQYAERLTAGNDTLTLTMCVNYGGRNELVDAVRRIADDVAAGRIRPSAVSEKLIGRNLYVPELPDVDLFVRSSGEQRTSNFLLWQSAYAEMVFLDTLWPDFSRVDLWRAIELYASRNRRFGGAVDTPGAAAGGAPA; this is encoded by the coding sequence GTGAGCCCGAAGCCGTACACGCACAAGGACGCGGTGCCCTATCGCCCGCTCGACTGGACCGGGCTGTATCCGCCCGTGCTGCCGAAGGGTGCCGTGCCTGAGCACGTGGCCGTCGTCATGGACGGCAACGGGCGGTGGGCGAACCGTCGGGGGCTGACTCGCATCGAGGGGCACAAGGCCGGCGAGGCCGCACTGCTCGACGTCGTCGCGGGTGCCGTGCAGGCCGGCGTGAAGCACCTGTCGGTGTACGCGTTCTCGACCGAGAACTGGAAGCGCAGCCCCGACGAGGTGCGCTTCCTCATGGGCTACAACCGCGACGTGCTGCACCGACGCCGCGACCAGTTGAACGAGTGGGGGGTGCGTATCCGGTGGGCGGGGCGCAAGCCCCGGCTCTGGAAGTCGGTCATCGAGGAGCTGCAGTACGCCGAGCGGCTCACGGCGGGCAACGACACGCTCACGCTCACCATGTGCGTGAACTACGGCGGGCGGAACGAGCTCGTCGATGCGGTGCGCCGCATCGCGGATGACGTGGCGGCGGGGCGAATTCGACCGTCGGCGGTGTCGGAGAAGCTCATCGGGCGAAATCTCTATGTGCCCGAGCTGCCCGACGTCGACCTGTTCGTGCGGAGCTCGGGGGAGCAGCGCACGTCGAACTTCCTGCTCTGGCAATCGGCGTACGCCGAGATGGTCTTCCTCGATACGCTCTGGCCCGACTTCTCGCGCGTCGACCTGTGGCGCGCGATCGAGCTGTACGCGAGCCGCAACCGCCGCTTCGGCGGCGCCGTCGACACGCCGGGCGCGGCGGCGGGCGGGGCGCCGGCCTGA
- a CDS encoding ABC transporter permease, whose translation MTATSAPAPKRRLVDRLPVVHQLRQSVGLQRGMLVAGLVMLGIFIFAAIFAPLLAPYGFAQRSADGESFGSQQPPSAEHWFGTTVGGYDVLSRVIWGSQTAILTIIVAVVVSIFIGVALGLYAGYFGGWLDRVLVVVSDAIYAFPSLLLAIVMAIVISGGQSSLWGGVLAAAISITVIYIPQYFRVIRAETVRIKAEAYVESAKVLGASNGRIVFKHVFRNATRTLPLIITLNSSEAILTLSALGFLGFGIEPTAAAEWGYDLSKAQSDVLSGIWWTALYPGLAIVFTVLGITLVGESLNDLADPRLRGRRRVAQAAGQVAETSVVPGGTLVAGPGGIDGLEPGETFDEHGIGVKR comes from the coding sequence ATGACCGCCACCTCAGCTCCGGCGCCCAAGCGCCGCCTCGTCGACCGGCTGCCCGTCGTCCACCAGCTCAGGCAGAGCGTCGGGCTGCAGCGCGGCATGCTCGTCGCGGGCCTCGTGATGCTCGGCATCTTCATCTTCGCCGCGATCTTCGCACCGCTGCTCGCGCCGTACGGGTTCGCGCAGCGCAGCGCCGACGGCGAGTCCTTCGGCTCGCAGCAGCCGCCGTCGGCCGAGCACTGGTTCGGCACGACCGTCGGCGGGTACGACGTGCTGTCGCGGGTGATCTGGGGCTCGCAGACCGCCATCCTCACGATCATCGTCGCCGTGGTGGTGTCGATCTTCATCGGCGTCGCGCTCGGCCTGTACGCCGGCTATTTCGGCGGGTGGCTCGACCGGGTGCTCGTCGTCGTGAGCGACGCCATCTATGCGTTCCCGTCGTTGCTGCTCGCCATCGTGATGGCGATCGTCATCTCGGGCGGACAGTCGAGCCTCTGGGGCGGTGTGCTCGCCGCCGCCATCTCGATCACGGTGATCTACATCCCGCAGTACTTCCGCGTGATCCGTGCGGAGACGGTGCGCATCAAGGCCGAGGCGTACGTGGAGTCGGCGAAGGTGCTGGGCGCCTCGAACGGGCGGATCGTGTTCAAGCACGTGTTCCGCAACGCCACCCGTACGCTGCCGCTCATCATCACGTTGAACTCGTCCGAGGCGATCCTGACGCTGTCGGCACTCGGGTTCCTCGGCTTCGGCATCGAGCCGACGGCCGCGGCCGAGTGGGGATACGACCTCTCCAAGGCGCAGTCCGACGTGCTGAGCGGAATCTGGTGGACCGCGCTGTACCCGGGCCTCGCGATCGTGTTCACGGTGCTCGGCATCACGCTCGTCGGCGAGAGCCTGAACGACCTCGCCGACCCGCGCCTGCGCGGTCGCCGACGGGTCGCCCAGGCCGCCGGCCAGGTCGCCGAGACCTCGGTGGTGCCGGGTGGCACCCTCGTCGCCGGCCCGGGCGGCATCGACGGGCTGGAGCCCGGGGAGACGTTCGACGAGCACGGAATCGGAGTCAAGCGATGA
- the dusB gene encoding tRNA dihydrouridine synthase DusB has translation MSLTTATPGPLTIGGIELDVPVVLAPMAGITNTAFRRLCREFGAGLYVSEMITSRALVERTPESMRLITHHESESLRSIQLYGVDPKTVAEAVTMLVAEDRADHIDLNFGCPVPKVTRKGGGAALPWKSGLFRDIVEGAVKAAGDVPLTIKMRKGIDADHLTYLEAGRIAEGAGVASVALHARTAAEFYSGQADWSAIAKLKETVTSVPVLGNGDIWSADDALRMVAETGCDGVVVGRGCLGRPWLFGDLAAAFKGESVTYRPSLGEVARTFRRHAELLTEFFDSEERGCRDIRKHVAWYFKGYPVGGELRAKLATVESLAALDDLLATLDWSMPYPGEGAEGPRGRAGTPKQPALPDKWLDSQELAGHDRVTLVDAELDTSGG, from the coding sequence ATGTCACTCACCACCGCCACCCCCGGCCCGCTCACGATCGGCGGGATCGAACTCGACGTGCCCGTCGTGCTCGCGCCGATGGCCGGCATCACGAACACCGCCTTCCGGCGGCTCTGCCGCGAGTTCGGCGCCGGCCTCTACGTCAGCGAGATGATCACGAGCCGTGCGCTCGTCGAGCGCACCCCCGAGTCGATGCGGCTCATCACGCACCACGAGTCCGAGTCGCTGCGGTCGATCCAGCTCTACGGCGTCGACCCGAAGACCGTCGCCGAGGCGGTCACCATGCTCGTCGCCGAAGACCGCGCCGACCACATCGACCTCAATTTCGGCTGCCCCGTGCCCAAGGTCACCCGTAAGGGCGGCGGCGCGGCGCTGCCCTGGAAGAGCGGCCTCTTCCGAGACATCGTCGAGGGCGCGGTGAAGGCGGCCGGCGACGTGCCGCTCACGATCAAGATGCGCAAAGGCATCGACGCCGATCACCTCACCTACCTCGAGGCCGGTCGCATCGCCGAGGGTGCGGGCGTCGCCTCGGTCGCGCTGCACGCGCGCACCGCCGCCGAGTTCTACTCGGGCCAGGCCGACTGGTCGGCGATCGCCAAGCTCAAAGAGACCGTGACCAGTGTGCCGGTGCTCGGCAACGGCGACATCTGGTCGGCCGACGACGCGCTGCGCATGGTCGCCGAGACCGGCTGCGACGGCGTCGTCGTCGGGCGCGGTTGCCTCGGGCGGCCCTGGCTCTTCGGTGACCTCGCGGCGGCCTTCAAGGGTGAGTCCGTCACGTACCGGCCCAGCCTGGGCGAGGTGGCCCGCACGTTCCGGCGGCATGCCGAGCTGCTGACCGAGTTCTTCGACAGCGAAGAGCGCGGCTGCCGAGACATCCGGAAGCACGTGGCCTGGTACTTCAAGGGGTACCCCGTGGGCGGCGAGCTCCGCGCGAAGCTCGCGACCGTCGAGTCGCTCGCCGCGCTCGATGATCTGCTCGCGACGCTCGACTGGTCCATGCCGTACCCGGGTGAGGGTGCCGAAGGGCCGCGCGGGCGGGCGGGTACGCCCAAGCAGCCCGCGCTGCCCGACAAATGGCTCGACTCGCAAGAGCTGGCCGGGCACGACCGGGTGACCCTCGTCGACGCCGAACTCGACACGAGCGGCGGCTGA
- a CDS encoding ABC transporter substrate-binding protein, with product MTSAFQGRRAFVAVAGFSVAALTLAGCTAGGGGDDGGGSADSLTIGTTEQITSLDPAGSYDNGSFAVMNQVYPFLLNTPYGSPDVEPDIAASAEFTSENQYTVTLKEGLTFANGNELTSSDVKFTFDRQLAIADPNGPSSLLYNLESIDTPDDLTVVFNLKSPNDQIFPQILSSPAGPIVDEDVFSADSVTSDDEIVDGNAFAGQYTITNYNFNELVSYAANADYQGLLGAAETDTVNVRYYTDASNLKLDVQEGNIDVAHRTLSATDVEDLRGNDNVKVVDGPGGEIRYLVFNFNTMPFGATTAEADPAKALAVRQAIADLIDRDAISEEVYKGTFTPLYSYVPEGLTGANESLKGLYGDGNGAPDADKAAERLSAAGVETPLDISIQYVSERYGPSSSDEYAIIKENLEESGLFTVNLQSTEWVQYSEDRVADLYPAYQLGWFPDYSDADNYLTPFFLTENFLSNHYDNPEVNDLVLEQAVTADEAARTALIEEIQDKVAADLSTIPYMQGAQVAVVGTDVQGAEDTLDASFKFRYAALSKG from the coding sequence ATGACGTCCGCATTCCAGGGCCGCCGCGCATTCGTCGCGGTGGCCGGCTTCTCGGTGGCCGCGCTCACCCTCGCCGGCTGCACCGCCGGCGGTGGCGGAGATGACGGCGGCGGCTCCGCCGACTCGCTCACGATCGGCACGACCGAGCAGATCACTTCGCTCGACCCGGCCGGCTCGTACGACAACGGTTCGTTCGCCGTGATGAACCAGGTCTACCCGTTCCTGCTGAACACGCCGTACGGCAGCCCCGACGTCGAACCCGACATCGCGGCGTCGGCGGAGTTCACCTCCGAGAACCAGTACACCGTGACGCTCAAAGAGGGGCTGACCTTCGCGAACGGCAACGAGCTGACGTCGTCCGACGTCAAGTTCACGTTCGATCGCCAGCTCGCCATCGCTGACCCGAACGGGCCGTCGTCGCTGCTCTACAACCTCGAGTCGATCGACACCCCCGACGATCTCACCGTCGTCTTCAACCTGAAGTCGCCGAACGACCAGATCTTCCCGCAGATCCTGTCGAGCCCTGCCGGGCCGATCGTGGACGAAGACGTCTTCTCGGCCGACTCGGTCACCAGTGACGACGAGATCGTCGACGGCAACGCGTTCGCCGGCCAGTACACGATCACGAACTACAACTTCAACGAGCTCGTGTCGTACGCGGCGAACGCCGACTACCAGGGCCTGCTCGGCGCCGCCGAGACCGACACCGTCAACGTCCGGTACTACACGGATGCCTCGAACCTGAAGCTGGACGTCCAGGAGGGCAACATCGACGTCGCGCACCGCACCCTCAGCGCGACCGACGTCGAAGACCTCCGCGGCAACGACAACGTGAAGGTCGTCGACGGTCCGGGCGGCGAGATCCGGTACCTGGTGTTCAACTTCAACACCATGCCGTTCGGTGCGACGACGGCTGAGGCCGACCCGGCGAAGGCGCTTGCCGTGCGCCAGGCGATCGCCGACCTGATCGACCGCGACGCGATCTCGGAGGAGGTGTACAAGGGCACCTTCACGCCGCTGTACTCCTACGTCCCCGAGGGGCTGACCGGCGCCAACGAGTCGCTCAAGGGCCTGTATGGCGACGGCAACGGTGCGCCCGACGCCGACAAGGCCGCGGAGCGGCTCAGCGCCGCGGGCGTGGAGACCCCCCTCGACATCTCGATCCAGTATGTCTCCGAGCGCTACGGCCCGTCATCCTCCGACGAGTACGCGATCATCAAGGAGAACCTCGAGGAGTCCGGCCTGTTCACGGTCAACCTGCAGTCCACCGAGTGGGTGCAGTACAGCGAGGACCGCGTCGCCGACCTGTACCCGGCGTACCAGCTCGGCTGGTTCCCCGACTACTCGGACGCCGACAACTACCTCACGCCGTTCTTCCTCACGGAGAACTTCCTGTCGAACCACTACGACAACCCCGAGGTGAACGACCTCGTGCTGGAGCAGGCGGTCACCGCCGACGAGGCGGCGCGCACGGCGCTCATCGAGGAGATCCAGGACAAGGTCGCAGCCGATCTGTCGACCATCCCGTACATGCAGGGAGCCCAGGTCGCCGTGGTCGGGACCGACGTGCAGGGTGCCGAGGACACGCTCGACGCGTCGTTCAAGTTCCGCTACGCCGCACTCTCGAAGGGGTGA
- a CDS encoding aminoacyl-tRNA deacylase has translation MADAATGVERVRADAAARGLEVEVIERPAARSLEEAASLLGISPGDIVKSLVVKRSDDTYVFALVPGGRKISWPKLRTLLGVNKLQLPDASLALAATGYERGTITPLGSTTAWPVVADETIAGRRVSMGAGEHGRSLFVDADALIAAFGATVADITDPE, from the coding sequence ATGGCGGATGCGGCGACGGGCGTCGAGCGGGTGCGGGCGGATGCCGCGGCACGAGGCCTCGAGGTCGAGGTCATCGAGCGGCCCGCTGCGCGGAGCCTCGAGGAGGCCGCGAGCCTGCTCGGCATCTCCCCCGGCGACATCGTGAAGTCGCTCGTCGTGAAGCGCAGCGACGACACCTACGTCTTCGCGCTCGTGCCCGGTGGTCGCAAGATCAGCTGGCCCAAGCTCCGCACGCTCCTCGGCGTCAACAAGCTCCAGCTGCCGGATGCCTCGCTCGCACTCGCGGCGACCGGCTACGAGCGCGGCACCATCACGCCGCTCGGCTCCACGACGGCCTGGCCGGTGGTCGCCGACGAGACCATCGCCGGCCGTCGCGTCTCGATGGGCGCCGGCGAGCACGGCCGAAGCCTCTTCGTCGACGCCGACGCCCTCATCGCCGCCTTCGGCGCCACCGTCGCCGACATCACCGACCCCGAGTAG
- a CDS encoding DsbA family oxidoreductase, whose translation MTSPIKIDIWSDIACPWCYIGKRHLEAGIAALGDDAPEIEIEYHSFELSPDTPLDFEGSTVEYLSRVKGMPVAQVEQMLQHVTGVAANAGLDYHFELVAHTKTLKAHELLHFAKAHGKQLELKERLLKAYFVEGGRVNRIDQLVGFAEEVGLDGAEAREALESGRYAADVQADIAQARTYGINGVPFFVLDGKYGISGAQPAEVFSQAITQVAGEREGSAA comes from the coding sequence GTGACTTCACCGATCAAAATCGACATCTGGTCTGACATCGCGTGCCCGTGGTGCTACATCGGCAAGCGCCACCTCGAAGCGGGCATCGCGGCGCTCGGCGACGACGCGCCCGAGATCGAGATCGAGTATCACTCGTTCGAGCTGTCGCCCGACACCCCGCTCGACTTCGAGGGCTCGACGGTCGAGTACCTGTCTCGGGTGAAAGGCATGCCGGTCGCGCAGGTCGAGCAGATGCTGCAGCACGTCACGGGCGTCGCCGCGAACGCGGGCCTCGACTACCACTTCGAGCTCGTCGCGCACACGAAGACGCTCAAGGCGCACGAGCTGCTGCACTTCGCGAAGGCGCACGGCAAGCAGCTCGAGCTGAAGGAGCGCCTGCTCAAGGCCTACTTCGTCGAGGGCGGCCGGGTGAACCGCATCGACCAGCTCGTCGGCTTCGCCGAGGAGGTCGGCCTCGACGGTGCCGAAGCGCGCGAGGCGCTCGAGTCGGGTCGCTACGCCGCCGACGTGCAGGCCGACATCGCGCAGGCGCGCACCTACGGCATCAACGGCGTGCCGTTCTTCGTGCTCGACGGCAAGTACGGCATCTCGGGCGCCCAGCCCGCCGAGGTCTTCAGCCAGGCGATCACGCAGGTCGCGGGCGAGCGCGAGGGGAGCGCCGCGTGA